One segment of Daphnia magna isolate NIES linkage group LG2, ASM2063170v1.1, whole genome shotgun sequence DNA contains the following:
- the LOC116916198 gene encoding uncharacterized protein LOC116916198: MSNSSPRGLATATVELVRDTSRRLSADLRDMSRDFGNEFRNMGREIRDIHREIGQRFRSSSLQGVPRIEIPRIGLPTFADGPRYATIDDVMIPQGQELDRLLDDDEESMWSSNPQLCYEDEGADFQSSNSSNRLSIIRSPRTEEILKNVEQALRKTDQALRDMLGIEAKKSTSGMVTPKNCTRELQKRISAPPPSPSNFGLSAPTK, from the exons ATGTCGAATTCATCTCCGAGAGGTTTGGCCACGGCCACAGTGGAACTAGTGCGTGATACATCACGTCGTTTAAGTGCTGATTTGCGGGACATGAGTCGTGATTTTGGTAACGAGTTTCGTAACATGGGCCGAGAGATCCGTGACATCCATCGAGAGATTGGTCAGCGTTTCCGTAGCTCCTCGTTGCAAGGTGTTCCACGCATCGAGATCCCACGCATAGGTTTGCCCACGTTCGCCGACGGTCCACGTTATGCTACCATAGACGACGTGATGATTCCACAAG GTCAAGAATTAGATCGACTTTTGGATGACGACGAGGAGAGTATGTGGTCCAGTAATCCACAACTGTGCTACGAGGACGAGGGTGCTGATTTCCAGTCGTCTAACTCTAGTAATCGTCTTTCCATTATTCGCTCGCCACGTACTGAAGAGATTCTCAAAAATGTTGAACAGGCTTTACGTAAAACCGATCAG gcATTACGCGATATGCTGGGAATTGAAGCAAAGAAAAGCACATCGGGCATGGTTACGCCGAAGAACTGTACTAGAGAATTGCAAAAACGTATTTCTGCTCCACCGCCATCGCCGTCCAATTTTGGATTATCTGCTCCGACAAAATAG
- the LOC116916196 gene encoding LOW QUALITY PROTEIN: asparagine synthetase domain-containing protein 1 (The sequence of the model RefSeq protein was modified relative to this genomic sequence to represent the inferred CDS: deleted 1 base in 1 codon), producing MCGILLCVASEVADDKNIQQQVVNNGDRDALKRRGPDASSEIEIYFPTAWKAIFSGYTLWLQGNAPDVQPLIDSSGNILLWNGDVFYTKIGGEFIPKGLSDSAFLLQKLEDVETVEEICNILEVINGPWSMVYYKKNLNQIITGRDRFGRHSLLWNCPARDGEILSSLLITSSSSLESAHNSTLFEIPASHLFQISFGNTIQVKKIHSRKPYAVNNKPISEHTFFDWVTHSLENKSSDHIISEYLNICQKEVEGLKVILLASIKSRIECQPMLCKTCVPLHLSGENVQCTHSKVAILFSGGLDSSVLAALTDRVWPKNESIDLLNVAFPLRNKKNPSANEFDVPDRLTGLQALEELRRLNPSRKWNFCEINVQLDELLEMRKSKIAALIHPASTVLDDSIGCAQWFAARGQGILTGCPNREKYVSSARVVLMGAGADEQMAGYARHRQRFANGGWPSLITEVEMEMNRISERNLGRDNRILADHGRAPRLPYLDEMVVEYLALLPIWTKVDLRLPIGLGDKIILRALAYQLGLPRTAIEPKRAIQFGSRIAKTEARKEKGSHVCDRLTKSLELGQ from the exons TGTGTTGCAAGTGAAGTTGCGGACGATAAGAATATTCAGCAACAGGTG GTGAACAACGGTGATAGAGATGCCCTTAAACGCCGAGGTCCAGATGCCAGTAGTGAAATTGAGATATACTTCCCAACGGCTTGGAAAGCAATATTTTCCGGGTATACCTTATGGTTACAAGGCAATGCTCCTGATGTACAACCTTTAATTGATTCAAGTGGCAATATCCTTCTGTGGAATGGTGATGTATTCTAT ACCAAGATTGGAGGTGAATTTATCCCAAAAGGACTTTCAGATAGTGCATTTCTGCTACAAAAACTAGAAGATGTTGAAACAGTGGAAGAAATTTGCAATATTTTGGAGGTTATAAATGGTCCTTGGTCTATGGTTTATTATAAAAAGAATCTTAATCAAATAATCACAGGAAGAGACAG GTTTGGACGTCATAGTTTACTTTGGAACTGCCCTGCTAGAGATGGGGAAATCTTAAGCTCTCTGTTGATCACATCATCATCTTCCCTGGAATCTGCACATAACTCAACATTGTTTGAAATACCAGCATCTCATTTGTTCCAGATTAGCTTTGGAAATACGATTcaagttaaaaaaatccaTTCAAGGAAGCCATATGCTGTAAACAACAAACCCATATCTGAGCACACATTTTTTGATTGGGTTACTCATTCCTTGGAAAACAAATCATCTGACCACATAATAAGTGAATACTTGAACATTTGTCAAAAGGAGGTTGAAGGATTGAAAGTCATTCTGCTAGCTTCTATAAAATCACGAATCGAATGCCAGCCTATGCTTTGTAAAACGTGCGTGCCTCTGCATCTAAGTGGAGAAAACGTTCAATGCACTCATTCCAAAGTAGCCATTCTATTCTCCGGTGGCTTAGACTCTAGTGTCCTTGCTGCACTCACCGATCGTGTTTGGCCAAAAAATGAATCTATTGATTTGTTAAATGTGGCCTTTCCATtacgcaacaaaaaaaatccttcTGCCAACGAATTCGATGTGCCTGACCGTTTAACCGGCCTGCAAGCGCTAGAAGAGCTACGAAGACTGAACCCATCACGGAAATGGAATTTTTGCGAA ATAAATGTGCAATTAGACGAATTATTGGAAATGAGAAAGTCCAAAATCGCGGCGCTGATCCATCCAGCATCAACGGTTCTCGATGACAGTATTGGCTGTGCGCAATGGTTCGCTGCTCGAGGACAAGGTATCCTGACCGGTTGCCCAAACAGAGAAAAATATGTTTCTTCAGCAAGG GTCGTATTAATGGGTGCTGGAGCTGATGAACAAATGGCTGGCTATGCTCGACATCGCCAAAGATTCGCGAATGGAGGCTGGCCATCACTCATTACCGAGGTAGAAATGGAGATGAACCGGATATCAGAGAGAAATCTGGGACGCGATAACCGCATATTAGCCGATCACGGTAGAGCTCCAAGATTGCCGTATCTAGATGAAATGGTTGTTGAATACCTAGCCCTATTGCCAATCTGGACGAAAGTCGATCTGAGATTGCCGATCGGATTAGGCGATAAAATAATCCTCCGAGCTCTTGCCTATCAGTTGGGATTGCCAAGAACTGCCATTGAACCCAAAAGAGCTATTCAGTTTGGATCAAGGATTGCAAAAACTGAagctagaaaagaaaaaggctcCCATGTATGTGATAGGTTAACAAAATCTCTGGAATTGGGCCAGTAA
- the LOC116916204 gene encoding leptin receptor gene-related protein encodes MTFLVLACALPQYSNWWPFFMVAFYLLAPLPVVVSRRYGDGTGNTNPCREIALFITACIVVSAFSLPIVLARAPAMTPVIAWGSAGLVITANIVVFLTILGFFLAFDNDDVDYSMW; translated from the exons ATgacttttcttgttttggcTTGTGCCTTGCCGCAGTATAG CAACTGGTGGCCATTTTTTATGGTAGCGTTTTATTTGTTGGCACCTCTTCCTGTGGTGGTTTCACGAAGATATGGAGATGGCACAGGAAATACAAACCCTTGTCGTGAGATTGCCCTGTTCATTACAGCATGCATTGTTGTGTCTGCCTTCAGTCTCCCCATTGTTCTAGCCAGAGCTCCAGCAATGACACCAGTG ATTGCGTGGGGTTCTGCAGGTTTAGTTATCACGGCCAATATTGTCGTGTTTCTCACTATCTTGGGATTTTTCCTCGCTTTTGACAATGACGACGTGGATTATAGCATGTGGTGA
- the LOC116916197 gene encoding potassium channel subfamily K member 2 isoform X2: MGWKSSLVIHLGFWFYLLVGGLVFYYLENPTYHLSSLPNKPITINDTFCQHLVHSVGNYVRTRDSVQQEDSLVWLAAVQESCNNLTFLNKTDEYANGDNPWEFSSALFLCMTILTTVGYGNFSPKSSGGKIFCMFYGLIGIPICGVFLASTSDYFSNSFLHLYDRQQQKFQKEKRFDILHCSDLIFPCWTCGLPLHSRSDFRFHRGLILFCFKDWSFLDATYFSFVTLTTIGFGDIVAAQETNLPLLWFYRICWIIWVTLGIAYWAIIVTFITKALKSKELRQKWEETSDTLAAQAMEMQKIVEHQLSNNGQHGNAFIALKSKAVFDFALQLTGSMGNVKDEVECQPLPGIATAFKPGLGRGIFALMELSVKRLGQHQQPVNQSTPNFVGDQVDNSPQTNEAIRPTLINAKSSSMDSGFNDSDVMDSINDMSPNPSRELSKTSSRRSLPCAPEPKANGKKESKWKLLSRSQIQPELQNRNSIEGPLLGDLLMEAILIFNEAEKRGTNLRRT; the protein is encoded by the exons ATGGGTTGGAAAAGCTCATTGGTTATTCATTTGGGATTCTGGTTCTATCTACTCGTTGGCGGACTAGTTTTTTATTACCTCGAAAATCCAACGTATCATCTCTCATCGCTACCTAATAAAC CAATCACGATAAACGACACGTTCTGTCAGCATCTTGTTCATTCAG TTGGAAATTACGTGAGAACGCGTGACAGCGTGCAACAAGAAGATTCGCTGGTGTGGTTGGCCGCTGTGCAAGAATCGTGCAACAATCTAACATTTTTAAACAAGACCGACGAGTACGCGAATGGAGACAATCCGTGGGAATTTTCAAGCGCACTGTTTTTGTGCATGACAATCCTCACCACCGTCG GCTATGGAAATTTCAG tcCAAAAAGCAGTGGGGGTAAAATCTTCTGCATGTTTTACGGGTTAATTGGAATCCCGATATGCGGAGTGTTTCTCGCTTCGACCAGTGACTATTTCAGCAATAGCTTTCTGCACCTGTACGATCGACAACAGCAGAAATTTCAGAAAGAGAAACGATTCGACATCTTACATTGCAGCGATCTTATTTTTCCTTGCTGGACTTGCGGTCTTCCTCTTCATTCCCGCAGCGATTTTCGTTTTCATCGAG GTTTAATATTGTTCTGCTTTAAGGACTGGTCTTTCCTGGATGCTacatatttttcatttgtcACGCTCACAACCATTGGCTTTGGAGATATTGTTGCAG CTCAGGAAACGAATTTGCCGCTATTGTGGTTCTACCGCATTTGTTGGATTATCTGGGTCACGCTAGGCATCGCATATTGGGCCATAATCGTTACCTTCATCACAAAGGCTCTCAag TCGAAAGAATTAAGgcaaaaatgggaagaaacAAGTGATACACTCGCTGCGCAAGCTATGGAGATGCAGAAAATTGTGGAACACCAGCTCTCAAACAATGGCCAACACGGGAACGCATTTATAGCTTTGAAATCCAAA GCTGTCTTTGATTTCGCTTTACAATTAACAGGCTCCATGGGAAACGTAAAGGATGAAGTTGAGTGTCAGCCTCTACCCGGTATAGCAACGGCCTTCAAACCTGGTCTTGGCCGTGGGATATTCGCCTTGATGGAGTTGTCTGTTAAGAGACTTGGTCAACACCAACAACCAGTCAATCAATCTACTCCAAATTTTGTCGGGGATCAAGTCGACAACTCTCCGCAAACTAATGAAGCTATTCGACCAACACTTATCAACGCCAAGTCCTCCAGCATGGATTCCGGTTTTAATGATTCCGATGTGATGGATAGCATTAATGATATGAGTCCAAATCCGTCAAGAGAGCTATCAAAGACAAGTAGTCGCAGATCTCTTCCTTGCGCACCAGAGCCGAAGGCCaacgggaaaaaagaaagcaaatgGAAGTTGTTGTCTCGCAGCCAAATTCAACCTGAATTGCAAAATCGTAATTCGATCGAAGGTCCACTACTTGGAGATCTGCTAATGGAAGCCATACTGATTTTTaacgaagcagaaaaaagaggaactaACCTTCGTCGAACTTAA
- the LOC116916197 gene encoding potassium channel subfamily K member 1 isoform X1 produces the protein MDMAISASTRHFVNVFIMHDVNQMTIRGEKPVIHFNLMFSFIFIAITINDTFCQHLVHSVGNYVRTRDSVQQEDSLVWLAAVQESCNNLTFLNKTDEYANGDNPWEFSSALFLCMTILTTVGYGNFSPKSSGGKIFCMFYGLIGIPICGVFLASTSDYFSNSFLHLYDRQQQKFQKEKRFDILHCSDLIFPCWTCGLPLHSRSDFRFHRGLILFCFKDWSFLDATYFSFVTLTTIGFGDIVAAQETNLPLLWFYRICWIIWVTLGIAYWAIIVTFITKALKSKELRQKWEETSDTLAAQAMEMQKIVEHQLSNNGQHGNAFIALKSKAVFDFALQLTGSMGNVKDEVECQPLPGIATAFKPGLGRGIFALMELSVKRLGQHQQPVNQSTPNFVGDQVDNSPQTNEAIRPTLINAKSSSMDSGFNDSDVMDSINDMSPNPSRELSKTSSRRSLPCAPEPKANGKKESKWKLLSRSQIQPELQNRNSIEGPLLGDLLMEAILIFNEAEKRGTNLRRT, from the exons ATGGATATGGCGATAAGTGCTTCCACGAGGCATTTTGTGAATGTCTTTATAATGCACGATGTTAACCAAATGACAATCCGAGGGGAAAAACCTGTTATTCATTTCAATCTAATGTTTTCGTTTATATTTATAGCAATCACGATAAACGACACGTTCTGTCAGCATCTTGTTCATTCAG TTGGAAATTACGTGAGAACGCGTGACAGCGTGCAACAAGAAGATTCGCTGGTGTGGTTGGCCGCTGTGCAAGAATCGTGCAACAATCTAACATTTTTAAACAAGACCGACGAGTACGCGAATGGAGACAATCCGTGGGAATTTTCAAGCGCACTGTTTTTGTGCATGACAATCCTCACCACCGTCG GCTATGGAAATTTCAG tcCAAAAAGCAGTGGGGGTAAAATCTTCTGCATGTTTTACGGGTTAATTGGAATCCCGATATGCGGAGTGTTTCTCGCTTCGACCAGTGACTATTTCAGCAATAGCTTTCTGCACCTGTACGATCGACAACAGCAGAAATTTCAGAAAGAGAAACGATTCGACATCTTACATTGCAGCGATCTTATTTTTCCTTGCTGGACTTGCGGTCTTCCTCTTCATTCCCGCAGCGATTTTCGTTTTCATCGAG GTTTAATATTGTTCTGCTTTAAGGACTGGTCTTTCCTGGATGCTacatatttttcatttgtcACGCTCACAACCATTGGCTTTGGAGATATTGTTGCAG CTCAGGAAACGAATTTGCCGCTATTGTGGTTCTACCGCATTTGTTGGATTATCTGGGTCACGCTAGGCATCGCATATTGGGCCATAATCGTTACCTTCATCACAAAGGCTCTCAag TCGAAAGAATTAAGgcaaaaatgggaagaaacAAGTGATACACTCGCTGCGCAAGCTATGGAGATGCAGAAAATTGTGGAACACCAGCTCTCAAACAATGGCCAACACGGGAACGCATTTATAGCTTTGAAATCCAAA GCTGTCTTTGATTTCGCTTTACAATTAACAGGCTCCATGGGAAACGTAAAGGATGAAGTTGAGTGTCAGCCTCTACCCGGTATAGCAACGGCCTTCAAACCTGGTCTTGGCCGTGGGATATTCGCCTTGATGGAGTTGTCTGTTAAGAGACTTGGTCAACACCAACAACCAGTCAATCAATCTACTCCAAATTTTGTCGGGGATCAAGTCGACAACTCTCCGCAAACTAATGAAGCTATTCGACCAACACTTATCAACGCCAAGTCCTCCAGCATGGATTCCGGTTTTAATGATTCCGATGTGATGGATAGCATTAATGATATGAGTCCAAATCCGTCAAGAGAGCTATCAAAGACAAGTAGTCGCAGATCTCTTCCTTGCGCACCAGAGCCGAAGGCCaacgggaaaaaagaaagcaaatgGAAGTTGTTGTCTCGCAGCCAAATTCAACCTGAATTGCAAAATCGTAATTCGATCGAAGGTCCACTACTTGGAGATCTGCTAATGGAAGCCATACTGATTTTTaacgaagcagaaaaaagaggaactaACCTTCGTCGAACTTAA
- the LOC116916197 gene encoding open rectifier potassium channel protein 1 isoform X3: MDMAISASTRHFVNVFIMHDVNQMTIRGEKPVIHFNLMFSFIFIAITINDTFCQHLVHSVGNYVRTRDSVQQEDSLVWLAAVQESCNNLTFLNKTDEYANGDNPWEFSSALFLCMTILTTVGYGNFSPKSSGGKIFCMFYGLIGIPICGVFLASTSDYFSNSFLHLYDRQQQKFQKEKRFDILHCSDLIFPCWTCGLPLHSRSDFRFHRGLILFCFKDWSFLDATYFSFVTLTTIGFGDIVAGIAYWAIIVTFITKALKSKELRQKWEETSDTLAAQAMEMQKIVEHQLSNNGQHGNAFIALKSKAVFDFALQLTGSMGNVKDEVECQPLPGIATAFKPGLGRGIFALMELSVKRLGQHQQPVNQSTPNFVGDQVDNSPQTNEAIRPTLINAKSSSMDSGFNDSDVMDSINDMSPNPSRELSKTSSRRSLPCAPEPKANGKKESKWKLLSRSQIQPELQNRNSIEGPLLGDLLMEAILIFNEAEKRGTNLRRT, encoded by the exons ATGGATATGGCGATAAGTGCTTCCACGAGGCATTTTGTGAATGTCTTTATAATGCACGATGTTAACCAAATGACAATCCGAGGGGAAAAACCTGTTATTCATTTCAATCTAATGTTTTCGTTTATATTTATAGCAATCACGATAAACGACACGTTCTGTCAGCATCTTGTTCATTCAG TTGGAAATTACGTGAGAACGCGTGACAGCGTGCAACAAGAAGATTCGCTGGTGTGGTTGGCCGCTGTGCAAGAATCGTGCAACAATCTAACATTTTTAAACAAGACCGACGAGTACGCGAATGGAGACAATCCGTGGGAATTTTCAAGCGCACTGTTTTTGTGCATGACAATCCTCACCACCGTCG GCTATGGAAATTTCAG tcCAAAAAGCAGTGGGGGTAAAATCTTCTGCATGTTTTACGGGTTAATTGGAATCCCGATATGCGGAGTGTTTCTCGCTTCGACCAGTGACTATTTCAGCAATAGCTTTCTGCACCTGTACGATCGACAACAGCAGAAATTTCAGAAAGAGAAACGATTCGACATCTTACATTGCAGCGATCTTATTTTTCCTTGCTGGACTTGCGGTCTTCCTCTTCATTCCCGCAGCGATTTTCGTTTTCATCGAG GTTTAATATTGTTCTGCTTTAAGGACTGGTCTTTCCTGGATGCTacatatttttcatttgtcACGCTCACAACCATTGGCTTTGGAGATATTGTTGCAG GCATCGCATATTGGGCCATAATCGTTACCTTCATCACAAAGGCTCTCAag TCGAAAGAATTAAGgcaaaaatgggaagaaacAAGTGATACACTCGCTGCGCAAGCTATGGAGATGCAGAAAATTGTGGAACACCAGCTCTCAAACAATGGCCAACACGGGAACGCATTTATAGCTTTGAAATCCAAA GCTGTCTTTGATTTCGCTTTACAATTAACAGGCTCCATGGGAAACGTAAAGGATGAAGTTGAGTGTCAGCCTCTACCCGGTATAGCAACGGCCTTCAAACCTGGTCTTGGCCGTGGGATATTCGCCTTGATGGAGTTGTCTGTTAAGAGACTTGGTCAACACCAACAACCAGTCAATCAATCTACTCCAAATTTTGTCGGGGATCAAGTCGACAACTCTCCGCAAACTAATGAAGCTATTCGACCAACACTTATCAACGCCAAGTCCTCCAGCATGGATTCCGGTTTTAATGATTCCGATGTGATGGATAGCATTAATGATATGAGTCCAAATCCGTCAAGAGAGCTATCAAAGACAAGTAGTCGCAGATCTCTTCCTTGCGCACCAGAGCCGAAGGCCaacgggaaaaaagaaagcaaatgGAAGTTGTTGTCTCGCAGCCAAATTCAACCTGAATTGCAAAATCGTAATTCGATCGAAGGTCCACTACTTGGAGATCTGCTAATGGAAGCCATACTGATTTTTaacgaagcagaaaaaagaggaactaACCTTCGTCGAACTTAA